One window from the genome of Gimesia aquarii encodes:
- the eno gene encoding phosphopyruvate hydratase, whose product MTQIEYVQAREVFDSRGNPTVEVEICCANSRSGRAIVPSGASTGKFEAVELRDQDLERFDGLGVTQAVENVRGEIAEALIGQDAADQREIDSKLCELDGTENKSRLGANAILGASLAAAYAAAESQQQSPVERFAEIWSDYVSDKEASQDQRTSLLAQSMLLPLPMVNMISGGLHAGRNLDFQDFLILPVGATSYRQAFEWIVTIYRRLGQILNKTGHEGSLIGDEGGYGPKLSSNSEAVKFVVAAIESAGLNPGEDVAIGLDVASTHFYDSETGTYHLNATGDEALSADDVIDLLERWVDTYPIISIEDGLAEDDWEGWKKLTERLGHRVQLIGDDFFVTNHRRLQQGIDTQTANSVLIKLNQIGTLSETLETLKMSIDHGYWPVVSARSGETEDTTIADLVVATGAGQLKVGSVGRSERLAKYNQLLRLEEQLSDRAGYHGGQIFSCLKQ is encoded by the coding sequence ATGACGCAAATAGAATATGTGCAGGCGCGAGAAGTTTTTGATAGTCGTGGAAATCCCACGGTAGAAGTAGAAATCTGTTGCGCGAACTCTCGCTCTGGCAGAGCCATTGTTCCCAGTGGGGCCAGTACAGGAAAATTTGAAGCGGTTGAGTTGCGTGATCAGGATTTAGAGCGTTTCGATGGATTGGGAGTCACTCAGGCGGTTGAAAACGTCCGTGGCGAGATTGCAGAGGCATTAATTGGTCAGGATGCCGCCGACCAACGCGAGATCGATTCAAAGCTGTGTGAACTGGACGGTACCGAGAACAAATCGCGGTTGGGAGCTAATGCGATCTTAGGAGCCTCCCTGGCAGCCGCCTATGCAGCTGCGGAATCGCAACAGCAGAGCCCCGTTGAGCGTTTTGCTGAAATCTGGTCTGACTATGTTTCTGATAAAGAGGCCAGTCAGGACCAACGAACCTCTTTATTAGCACAGTCAATGTTACTCCCACTACCCATGGTCAATATGATTTCAGGTGGACTTCATGCAGGGCGTAATCTCGATTTTCAAGATTTCCTGATCCTGCCCGTAGGAGCGACTTCATATCGGCAGGCGTTTGAGTGGATTGTGACGATCTACCGTCGACTTGGTCAGATATTGAATAAAACAGGGCACGAAGGATCATTGATTGGAGATGAAGGTGGTTACGGTCCCAAGCTAAGCAGTAATAGTGAAGCGGTCAAGTTTGTTGTAGCAGCCATTGAATCTGCAGGATTGAATCCTGGTGAAGATGTCGCTATTGGATTGGATGTCGCCAGTACTCACTTTTACGATTCCGAAACAGGAACCTACCATTTAAATGCAACGGGAGACGAGGCACTCTCGGCAGATGACGTGATCGATTTGCTAGAGCGGTGGGTCGATACGTATCCGATTATCAGCATTGAGGATGGTTTAGCGGAAGATGACTGGGAAGGCTGGAAAAAACTGACTGAACGATTGGGACATCGCGTGCAATTAATTGGTGATGATTTTTTTGTCACCAATCATCGACGTTTGCAGCAAGGGATTGACACTCAGACGGCGAACAGTGTTTTAATCAAACTGAATCAGATAGGAACGCTTTCTGAAACTCTGGAAACATTAAAAATGTCTATTGATCATGGGTATTGGCCTGTTGTTTCTGCTCGTAGTGGTGAAACAGAAGATACGACGATTGCCGATCTCGTTGTGGCAACAGGGGCGGGGCAGCTCAAAGTGGGGTCGGTCGGGCGGAGTGAAAGACTGGCGAAGTATAATCAATTGCTCAGACTGGAAGAACAGTTATCTGATCGAGCAGGTTATCATGGAGGCCAAATTTTTTCCTGTTTGAAACAATAA
- a CDS encoding phosphotransferase family protein: protein MFQEINAENAVEYLKAHQHLKSDETASAEALAWGVSNIVIRIYRDDSEDFVIKQSREQLRTQAQWFSELDRIWRELEVMQELQNLLPEGVVPRILFEDRENYLFAMQAIDPQHQVWKADLLDGKFDQKIAHDLGSYLSAIHRKSFMNEEYQTRWGDQKVFDQLRIDPFYRYIVKSHPEIRPWIEDLIKEMTGNQVCLVLADFSPKNILITEQGIHLVDFETAHFGDPAFDLGFFLSHLLLKAIFHQEQGNHCIQLAEGFWEQYVKHGAQLSLPDVREATKMEEQELGSRTIRHLAACMLSRVDGKSTVDYLTESDQQDQVRSFALSLILDPPDSLQKAVSRLTEMLNS, encoded by the coding sequence ATGTTCCAGGAAATCAATGCAGAGAATGCTGTTGAGTATTTAAAGGCCCATCAACATCTCAAGTCTGATGAAACGGCATCTGCAGAAGCGCTGGCATGGGGGGTTTCTAATATAGTCATTCGTATATATAGGGATGACTCGGAAGACTTTGTGATCAAACAGTCGCGAGAACAACTTCGCACGCAGGCACAGTGGTTTAGTGAACTCGACCGAATCTGGCGGGAGTTGGAAGTCATGCAAGAGTTACAGAACCTGCTACCAGAAGGAGTTGTGCCACGTATTCTGTTTGAAGATCGAGAGAACTATCTGTTTGCCATGCAGGCAATCGATCCCCAGCATCAAGTTTGGAAAGCAGACTTATTAGATGGTAAATTTGATCAGAAAATAGCACATGATTTGGGAAGCTATTTAAGTGCCATTCATCGTAAAAGTTTTATGAATGAAGAATATCAAACGCGCTGGGGGGATCAAAAGGTATTTGATCAACTGAGAATTGATCCATTTTATCGCTATATCGTGAAATCGCACCCGGAAATCAGACCCTGGATTGAAGATTTAATCAAGGAGATGACTGGCAATCAAGTCTGTCTTGTGTTGGCAGATTTCAGTCCTAAGAATATTTTGATCACTGAGCAAGGCATTCATTTAGTCGATTTTGAGACTGCTCATTTTGGTGATCCCGCGTTTGACCTTGGTTTTTTTCTCAGTCATCTGTTACTGAAAGCGATTTTTCATCAAGAACAGGGAAATCATTGTATTCAACTGGCTGAAGGTTTCTGGGAGCAGTATGTTAAGCACGGGGCTCAGTTGTCTCTGCCTGATGTTAGAGAGGCAACCAAAATGGAAGAGCAGGAATTGGGAAGCCGCACGATTCGTCATTTGGCAGCGTGTATGTTATCGCGGGTCGATGGTAAAAGTACGGTCGATTATCTCACCGAGTCTGATCAACAAGACCAGGTTCGTTCTTTCGCTCTTTCTTTGATTCTGGATCCGCCCGATTCATTACAAAAAGCTGTTTCACGATTAACTGAGATGTTGAATTCGTGA
- a CDS encoding serine/threonine-protein kinase, producing the protein MSEPLHQLDSLDSLSALSALTEVMEQFVNDWETQQAPPEIKQYQHNNETLSRFLLIELIKIDLEFRWERFNFPKRIKEYLDEFPMLLEDTLPVDLLYEEFHLLRQNGFEVDPADYLSLFPTVSPQLEQLFDLNHAYVTTKIINQSPPQAFHHFQPGHTVDDFELLTLLGKGAFAKVYQARQTSMQRIVALKISEDSSSEPQTLAQLDHDNIVRVFDQRIMPDKKIRLLYMQYLPGGTLQSVVEIIRKTAPAERSGKILVSAVNQSLELRGESRPSESLIYQKINSLTWPETICWLGIRLANALNYAHKKGVLHRDIKPANVLLTAEGIPKLADFNISFSSAVTGTTPAAYFGGSLAYMSPEQLEAYDPTHQRLPESLDEKSDIYSLGLVLWELLAGVRAFQDLPVSSGWSTLLKQMISQRKTGASLKASPQHLPPDCPEHLVTVLQKCLAPEPEERWTSGANLANQLELCLNPRAQQILFPPSTSWFSHLKGWEVPIVILIVLIPNFFAGLFNFFHNQKHIVEHLKNSQEAFWQIQTVINLIAYPLGLSLIGWLTWTTLRFRHGETSENHKEKRHTKLIQKRCLRLGHYAALICTTEWIIAGIAYPISMHYAIGALPASAYAHFLGSLLLCGLIAASYPFFGITYLSLHAIYPRLLKENDFSQQAPDTFKQMKRLTWVYLIMAFLVPMLSIASLAMINLDDKIAIGILTVAGTLGAVSILRVFQVLQADFDSLSALYSKNRHTNQ; encoded by the coding sequence TTGTCTGAACCTTTGCATCAACTGGATTCATTAGATAGTCTGAGCGCTCTCTCTGCATTGACTGAAGTGATGGAACAGTTTGTAAATGACTGGGAAACACAACAAGCGCCTCCGGAAATCAAGCAGTATCAGCATAACAATGAAACACTTAGCCGTTTCCTGTTAATTGAACTCATTAAAATTGATCTGGAATTTCGTTGGGAACGATTTAACTTTCCCAAGCGCATCAAGGAATATCTCGACGAATTCCCCATGCTGCTCGAAGACACGCTCCCTGTAGATCTACTGTATGAAGAATTTCACCTGCTTCGTCAAAATGGTTTTGAAGTGGATCCTGCTGACTATCTCAGTTTATTTCCCACTGTCAGCCCCCAACTGGAACAGCTATTTGACTTGAATCATGCTTATGTCACCACAAAAATCATCAATCAGTCCCCGCCACAAGCGTTCCACCACTTTCAGCCAGGACACACCGTCGATGATTTTGAGCTTCTGACATTGTTAGGTAAAGGTGCATTCGCGAAAGTATATCAGGCACGTCAAACTTCGATGCAACGTATCGTCGCGTTGAAAATTTCAGAAGATTCCAGTAGCGAACCACAAACACTGGCTCAATTAGATCATGATAATATCGTACGAGTATTCGATCAGCGCATCATGCCTGACAAAAAAATTCGTTTGCTGTATATGCAATACCTTCCCGGAGGAACGTTGCAGTCAGTGGTTGAGATCATTCGAAAAACAGCACCCGCAGAACGCTCAGGAAAAATATTGGTTTCCGCGGTGAACCAATCTCTGGAGTTACGTGGGGAATCTCGGCCTTCCGAGTCTTTAATTTATCAAAAGATAAACTCCCTCACATGGCCGGAAACGATTTGCTGGTTGGGAATTCGTCTGGCAAACGCATTGAATTATGCACATAAGAAAGGGGTTTTGCACCGTGATATCAAACCAGCAAATGTACTGCTGACAGCGGAAGGCATTCCCAAACTGGCCGACTTTAATATCAGCTTCAGTTCTGCCGTCACAGGTACCACACCTGCTGCTTATTTTGGGGGAAGTCTAGCGTATATGTCCCCAGAACAATTGGAAGCTTACGACCCCACACATCAACGGCTGCCGGAAAGTCTTGACGAGAAAAGTGACATTTACTCCCTTGGCTTAGTACTCTGGGAATTATTAGCGGGAGTTCGTGCCTTTCAAGATCTTCCAGTCAGTTCAGGCTGGTCGACACTCTTAAAACAGATGATTTCACAACGCAAGACAGGCGCTTCATTGAAAGCTAGTCCACAACACCTGCCTCCCGACTGCCCCGAGCATCTGGTCACTGTGCTTCAAAAATGCCTAGCTCCCGAACCTGAAGAACGCTGGACGTCCGGAGCAAATCTGGCGAACCAGTTGGAATTGTGCCTCAATCCCCGAGCACAGCAGATTTTATTTCCCCCGTCCACAAGTTGGTTCTCACACCTGAAAGGTTGGGAAGTTCCCATTGTGATCTTAATTGTTTTGATCCCTAATTTTTTCGCGGGCCTGTTCAATTTCTTCCACAATCAAAAGCATATCGTTGAACATTTAAAGAACTCACAAGAGGCGTTCTGGCAAATTCAAACGGTCATCAATCTCATTGCTTATCCATTGGGGCTCAGCCTGATTGGTTGGCTGACCTGGACGACACTCCGATTTCGTCATGGGGAAACATCTGAGAACCATAAAGAAAAACGGCATACCAAACTCATTCAAAAGCGGTGTCTACGACTGGGACATTATGCTGCACTCATCTGCACGACAGAATGGATCATCGCGGGGATCGCGTATCCCATCAGTATGCACTATGCCATTGGCGCATTGCCAGCTTCTGCCTACGCACATTTCCTGGGTTCACTCTTACTGTGTGGTCTCATCGCTGCCAGCTATCCTTTTTTTGGAATCACCTATCTCAGCCTGCACGCAATATATCCTCGCTTGCTTAAGGAAAATGATTTCAGTCAGCAGGCACCAGATACGTTCAAACAGATGAAACGTCTGACCTGGGTTTATTTGATTATGGCATTCCTCGTCCCCATGCTCAGTATCGCTTCACTGGCGATGATCAATCTGGATGATAAAATTGCAATTGGTATTTTAACTGTGGCTGGAACTCTTGGTGCAGTCAGCATTTTGCGCGTTTTTCAAGTACTTCAGGCTGATTTTGATTCCCTTAGCGCACTTTATTCTAAGAACCGCCACACAAACCAGTGA
- a CDS encoding PIG-L deacetylase family protein, with product MKTNLRSIICITFVLLFSLLCMFSVQAEESDSLRIICFGAHPDDAEYKDGGTAALWAQQGHKVKLVSVTNGDIGHFEMAGGTLAQRRAAEVKAAGKILGVETEVLDIHDGELLPTLENRKKIVRLIREWKADLVISHRPWDYHPDHRYVGVLVQDAAFMVTVPYFCPNVPHLKKNPVFMYSSDRFQKPYPFRPNVVVAIDNVFDQKLKAVAQLVSQSLEGGAGGSSERAAKVPPANPPELRIEHLRPSWVRRQSSEANKYRTELIAIYGEEIGKKIKYAEAFELCEYGSRPNRKALLKLFPIQASIPHSTKK from the coding sequence ATGAAAACAAACTTGAGAAGCATCATCTGTATAACCTTCGTTTTACTTTTCTCTCTACTCTGCATGTTTTCTGTTCAAGCAGAAGAAAGCGATTCATTACGCATCATTTGCTTCGGAGCACATCCCGACGATGCAGAATATAAAGATGGAGGGACTGCTGCCCTGTGGGCACAACAAGGACACAAGGTAAAACTGGTCTCTGTCACGAACGGGGATATTGGTCACTTTGAAATGGCTGGCGGGACACTTGCGCAAAGAAGGGCCGCTGAGGTCAAAGCAGCGGGTAAAATTCTTGGAGTTGAAACAGAAGTTCTCGATATTCATGACGGTGAATTGCTGCCTACACTGGAAAATCGAAAAAAAATAGTGCGATTGATTCGTGAATGGAAAGCTGATCTCGTCATCTCACATCGCCCCTGGGACTACCATCCAGATCATCGTTATGTTGGCGTGCTGGTTCAGGATGCCGCATTCATGGTTACGGTCCCTTATTTCTGCCCGAATGTTCCACATTTGAAAAAAAATCCAGTTTTTATGTATTCCAGCGACCGCTTTCAAAAACCCTACCCCTTCCGACCGAATGTGGTTGTTGCCATCGACAACGTATTTGACCAGAAACTCAAAGCAGTCGCACAACTGGTTTCACAATCCCTGGAAGGTGGTGCTGGAGGAAGCTCGGAACGTGCTGCTAAAGTTCCTCCTGCTAATCCACCGGAGTTAAGAATCGAACACCTTCGCCCCTCGTGGGTACGCAGACAATCTTCTGAAGCAAACAAATATCGAACTGAACTAATTGCTATTTATGGAGAAGAAATTGGGAAGAAGATCAAATATGCTGAAGCCTTCGAATTATGCGAGTATGGTTCACGTCCCAACAGGAAAGCACTTTTAAAACTGTTCCCCATACAAGCATCAATTCCACATTCCACAAAGAAATAG